A stretch of Vannielia litorea DNA encodes these proteins:
- a CDS encoding acetyl-CoA carboxylase carboxyltransferase subunit alpha: MTNYLEFEKPLAEIEGKAEELRAMARSNPEMKVEDEAKGLDKKASDLLADLYGDLSAWRKCQVARHPDRPHCKDYIEALFTEYTPLAGDRNFADDHAVMGGMARLEGRPVMVIGHEKGHDTKTRIERNFGMARPEGYRKAIRLMDLADRFGLPVVTLVDTPGAYPGKGAEERGQSEAIARSTEKCLNLGVPMVSVVIGEGGSGGAVAFASANRLAMLEHSIYSVISPEGCASILWKDAEKMREAAEALRLTAQDLKQLGICDHIVKEPVGGAQRHRAEVIKRVGSAVQTLLADLDGKDRKQLRKDRRDKFLKMGSKGLAA, encoded by the coding sequence ATGACCAACTACCTTGAATTCGAAAAGCCGCTTGCCGAGATCGAGGGCAAGGCCGAAGAGCTGCGCGCCATGGCGCGCTCGAACCCCGAGATGAAGGTCGAGGACGAGGCCAAGGGTCTCGACAAGAAGGCCTCCGACCTGCTGGCCGACCTCTATGGCGACCTCTCCGCCTGGCGCAAGTGCCAGGTCGCGCGTCACCCCGACAGGCCGCATTGCAAGGATTACATCGAAGCCCTCTTCACCGAATACACGCCGCTGGCCGGTGACAGGAACTTCGCCGACGACCACGCCGTCATGGGCGGCATGGCCCGGCTCGAAGGCCGCCCCGTGATGGTGATCGGCCACGAGAAGGGCCATGACACCAAGACCCGGATCGAGCGCAACTTCGGCATGGCCCGCCCCGAGGGCTACCGCAAGGCGATCCGCCTGATGGACCTCGCCGACCGCTTCGGCCTGCCCGTGGTCACGCTGGTGGATACGCCCGGCGCCTACCCCGGCAAGGGCGCCGAGGAGCGCGGCCAGTCCGAGGCCATCGCCCGCTCGACCGAGAAATGCCTCAACCTCGGCGTGCCGATGGTGTCGGTGGTGATCGGCGAGGGCGGCTCCGGCGGTGCCGTGGCCTTTGCCTCGGCCAACCGGCTGGCGATGCTCGAACACTCGATCTATTCGGTGATCTCCCCCGAGGGCTGCGCCTCGATCCTCTGGAAGGACGCCGAAAAGATGCGCGAGGCGGCCGAGGCGCTGCGGCTCACCGCGCAGGATCTCAAGCAGCTCGGCATCTGCGACCACATCGTCAAGGAGCCCGTCGGCGGCGCCCAGCGTCACCGCGCCGAGGTGATCAAGCGCGTGGGCTCGGCGGTGCAGACCCTGCTGGCGGATCTCGACGGCAAGGATCGCAAGCAACTCCGCAAGGACCGCCGCGACAAGTTCCTGAAGATGGGGTCCAAGGGGCTGGCCGCCTGA
- a CDS encoding AraC family transcriptional regulator — protein MDYQRRIDRVMSHIQTNLDGDLSLDVLAEVAAFSRFHFHRVYVRFAGETVAETVRRTRLNRAAVALAMSEMPLERVAAVSGYPNPQSFARAYRAGFGETPTDTRRARIIPPPMLPQRQGETAMYDVETRQEPGFSAAGLFHQGAYQQIGQSFERLIGQLIGAGMMGQLGDLIALYYDDPSSVPVNELRSHAGVILPDGAKLPEGLEPIVMQPGEVAVLTYKGPYTGLPTAWSYMYGEGLPRLGRDPKDAAPYERYLNSPMDTDPSELLTEVVVPLA, from the coding sequence GTGGATTACCAGAGACGGATCGACAGGGTGATGAGCCACATCCAGACCAACCTCGACGGCGACCTGAGCCTCGACGTGCTGGCGGAGGTTGCGGCCTTCTCGCGGTTTCACTTTCACCGGGTCTATGTGCGCTTCGCCGGGGAGACAGTGGCCGAGACGGTGCGGCGGACCCGGCTGAACCGGGCCGCGGTGGCGCTGGCGATGAGCGAGATGCCGCTCGAGCGGGTGGCCGCCGTCAGCGGCTACCCCAACCCGCAGAGCTTTGCCCGCGCCTACCGCGCGGGCTTTGGAGAAACACCCACAGACACCCGGCGCGCGCGGATCATCCCGCCGCCGATGCTGCCGCAACGACAGGGAGAAACGGCGATGTATGACGTTGAAACGAGACAGGAGCCGGGCTTCAGCGCGGCGGGGCTGTTCCACCAGGGGGCCTATCAGCAGATCGGGCAGAGCTTCGAGAGGCTGATCGGACAGTTGATCGGCGCCGGGATGATGGGGCAGCTCGGCGACCTGATCGCGCTCTACTACGACGATCCGTCCTCGGTGCCGGTCAACGAGTTGCGCAGCCATGCCGGGGTGATCCTGCCCGATGGGGCGAAGCTGCCGGAGGGGCTGGAGCCGATCGTGATGCAGCCCGGCGAGGTGGCCGTGCTCACCTACAAGGGGCCCTACACGGGGCTGCCGACGGCCTGGAGCTACATGTATGGCGAGGGGCTGCCGAGGCTGGGGCGCGACCCGAAGGATGCCGCGCCCTATGAGCGGTATCTCAATTCGCCGATGGACACCGACCCCTCGGAGCTGCTGACCGAGGTGGTGGTGCCGCTGGCCTAG
- a CDS encoding L-malyl-CoA/beta-methylmalyl-CoA lyase, which translates to MSFRLQPTPPARPNRCQLFGPGSRPAIFEKMAGSAADVINLDLEDSVAPDDKPQARANIIAAIGDIDWGAKRLSVRINGLDTPWWYRDVVDLLENASERLDQIMIPKVGCAGDIYAVDALVTAVEAAKGRKKRIGFEVIIESAAGIAHVEEIAAASPRMEAMSLGAADFAASMGMQTTGIGGTQENYYMLHGDTRHYSDPWHWAQAAIVAACRTHGVLPVDGPFGDFSDDEGYRAQARRSATLGMVGKWAIHPKQVALANEVFTPSEEAVAEAREILAAMEQAKKDGAGATVYKGRLVDIASIKQAEVIVKQSELIAG; encoded by the coding sequence ATGTCCTTCCGCCTCCAGCCCACGCCGCCCGCACGCCCCAACCGCTGCCAGCTCTTCGGCCCCGGTTCGCGCCCGGCGATCTTCGAGAAGATGGCGGGTTCGGCGGCCGACGTGATCAACCTCGATCTCGAGGACTCCGTGGCGCCCGACGACAAGCCGCAAGCCCGCGCCAACATCATCGCCGCCATCGGCGACATCGACTGGGGCGCCAAGCGCCTCTCCGTCCGCATCAACGGGCTCGACACACCCTGGTGGTACCGCGACGTCGTCGACCTGCTTGAAAACGCCTCCGAACGGCTCGACCAGATAATGATCCCCAAGGTCGGCTGCGCGGGCGACATCTACGCGGTGGACGCCCTCGTCACCGCCGTCGAGGCCGCCAAGGGCCGAAAGAAGCGGATCGGCTTCGAGGTCATCATCGAGAGCGCCGCGGGCATCGCCCATGTCGAGGAGATCGCCGCCGCCAGCCCCCGCATGGAGGCCATGTCCCTCGGCGCCGCCGACTTTGCCGCCTCCATGGGCATGCAGACCACCGGCATCGGCGGCACCCAGGAGAACTACTACATGCTCCACGGCGACACGCGGCATTACTCCGACCCCTGGCACTGGGCGCAAGCCGCCATTGTCGCCGCCTGCCGCACCCACGGCGTGCTCCCGGTCGACGGCCCCTTCGGCGACTTTTCCGACGACGAGGGCTACCGCGCCCAGGCCCGCCGCTCGGCCACCCTCGGCATGGTCGGCAAATGGGCGATCCACCCCAAGCAGGTGGCCTTGGCCAACGAGGTTTTCACCCCCTCCGAGGAGGCCGTGGCCGAGGCCCGCGAGATCCTAGCGGCCATGGAGCAAGCCAAGAAGGACGGTGCCGGCGCAACCGTCTACAAGGGCCGGCTGGTGGATATCGCCTCGATCAAGCAGGCCGAGGTGATCGTGAAGCAGTCCGAGCTGATCGCCGGCTAG
- the dgcN gene encoding N-acetyltransferase DgcN — protein sequence MIETPYLLFLGDAPDALAAKVAQGIKDWRPQNAVGQLSLPGCKADMKLTEMTIEQALDAGARTLVIGVANRGGTIAPSWMAVLEKALIAGLDLASGLHNLLKNEPTLVALAKEHGRTLHDVRIPSVTYPIASGEPRRGMRLLAVGTDCSVGKMYTTIAMDAEAKARGMKSSFRATGQTGILITGNGVPLDAVIADFMAGSIEWLTPDNDPDHWDMIEGQGSLFHPSYSGVTLALIHGGAPDALVLCHEPTRAHMRGLPGYQLPTLEAVRDTALTMARVVNPGCEVIGISINTQHLGEEEALAYMAEVEERMGLPTVDPFRQGAGRLVDALPAPKG from the coding sequence ATGATCGAGACCCCGTACCTGCTGTTTCTCGGCGACGCGCCCGATGCCCTTGCCGCCAAGGTGGCACAGGGGATCAAGGACTGGCGGCCCCAGAACGCGGTGGGCCAGCTGAGCCTGCCGGGCTGCAAGGCCGACATGAAGCTGACCGAAATGACCATCGAGCAGGCGCTCGACGCCGGGGCCAGGACGCTGGTGATCGGCGTGGCCAACCGGGGCGGCACCATTGCGCCCTCCTGGATGGCGGTGCTGGAGAAGGCGCTGATCGCCGGGCTCGACCTGGCCTCGGGCCTGCACAACCTCCTGAAGAACGAACCGACGCTGGTGGCGCTGGCAAAGGAGCACGGGCGGACGTTGCACGACGTGCGCATCCCGAGTGTGACATACCCGATCGCCAGCGGGGAGCCGCGCAGGGGCATGCGCCTGCTGGCGGTGGGCACCGATTGCTCGGTGGGCAAGATGTATACCACCATCGCGATGGACGCCGAGGCGAAGGCGCGGGGCATGAAGTCGAGCTTCCGGGCGACCGGGCAGACCGGCATCCTGATCACCGGCAACGGCGTGCCGCTGGATGCGGTGATCGCGGATTTCATGGCCGGCTCCATCGAGTGGCTCACGCCCGACAACGACCCCGACCATTGGGACATGATCGAGGGGCAGGGCAGCCTGTTTCACCCCAGCTACTCGGGCGTCACCCTGGCCCTGATCCACGGCGGCGCGCCCGACGCGCTGGTGCTGTGCCACGAGCCGACGCGGGCCCACATGCGCGGCCTGCCGGGCTACCAGCTGCCGACCCTGGAGGCGGTGCGGGATACGGCGCTGACCATGGCGCGGGTGGTGAACCCGGGCTGCGAGGTGATCGGGATCTCGATCAACACCCAGCATCTCGGGGAAGAAGAGGCGCTGGCCTACATGGCCGAGGTCGAGGAGCGAATGGGGCTGCCCACGGTCGATCCGTTCCGCCAGGGCGCGGGGCGGCTGGTGGATGCGCTGCCGGCGCCGAAGGGCTGA
- the dgcA gene encoding N-acetyl-D-Glu racemase DgcA, whose translation MEITAKTEQFALAKPFTISRGTKVAADVVTVEIRDGGAIGRGECVPYARYGESLSSVMDQIRGLPEKVSRADLMRLLPSGAARNAVDCALWDLEAKQRGERVWALASLKEPGPEICAYTLSLGEPDAMELAARENAHRPLLKIKLGTPEDMPRLEAVRRGAPRSRLIVDANEGWSAEIYSDLAPHLLRLGVALVEQPVPADQDESLVGLIKPVPVCADESCHDRASLKKLKGKYDVINIKLDKTGGLTEALALKRAAMEEGYGIMVGCMVGTSLGMAPAVLVAQGAGFTDLDGPLLLKEDRMPPLAYDGHGVHPSQAALWG comes from the coding sequence ATGGAAATAACGGCGAAGACCGAGCAGTTTGCGTTGGCCAAGCCCTTCACCATTTCGCGCGGCACCAAGGTGGCCGCCGATGTGGTGACGGTGGAAATCCGCGACGGCGGGGCGATCGGGCGGGGCGAATGCGTGCCCTATGCCCGCTACGGCGAGAGCCTCTCGAGCGTGATGGATCAGATCAGGGGCCTGCCTGAAAAGGTTTCACGCGCGGATCTGATGCGGCTCCTGCCAAGCGGCGCGGCGCGGAACGCGGTGGACTGTGCGCTTTGGGATCTGGAGGCCAAGCAGCGGGGCGAGCGGGTCTGGGCGCTGGCGAGCCTCAAGGAGCCGGGGCCGGAGATCTGCGCCTACACGCTGTCGCTGGGCGAGCCCGACGCGATGGAGTTGGCGGCGCGGGAGAATGCGCATCGCCCGCTGTTGAAGATCAAGCTGGGCACGCCGGAGGACATGCCCCGGCTCGAAGCCGTGCGCCGGGGCGCGCCGCGCTCGCGGCTGATCGTGGATGCCAACGAGGGGTGGAGTGCCGAGATATACTCCGACCTCGCGCCGCACCTGCTGCGGCTCGGCGTGGCGCTGGTGGAGCAGCCGGTGCCGGCCGATCAGGACGAGAGCCTTGTGGGGCTCATCAAGCCGGTGCCGGTGTGCGCCGACGAGAGCTGCCATGATCGCGCGAGCCTTAAGAAGCTGAAGGGCAAGTACGATGTCATCAACATCAAGCTCGACAAGACGGGCGGGCTGACCGAGGCGTTGGCGCTGAAGCGGGCGGCAATGGAAGAGGGCTATGGCATCATGGTGGGCTGCATGGTGGGCACCTCGCTGGGCATGGCGCCTGCGGTGCTGGTGGCCCAGGGCGCGGGCTTCACCGACCTCGACGGGCCGCTCTTGCTTAAGGAAGACCGGATGCCGCCGCTGGCCTATGACGGCCACGGCGTGCACCCGAGCCAGGCGGCGCTCTGGGGGTGA
- a CDS encoding D-amino-acid transaminase, with translation MSRIVYVNGEYLPEEEAKVSVFDRGFLFADGVYEVTTVLGGKLVDFAGHAKRLWRSMGELEMTPPCTEEELLAIHRELIARNGLEEGMIYLQVTRGAADRDFAFPPEGTAPTLVLFHQEKVIAESPAAEKGIRVISIPDARWGRRDIKTVQLLYPSMGKMMAKKAGVDDAWMVEEGMVTEGTSNNAYIVKGGVIVTRQLGTEILHGITRAAVLRFAREAQMTVEERPFTVQEAQAADEAFITSASAFVMPVVEIDGARLGTGTPGPVATRLREIYIEEMRKAAV, from the coding sequence ATGAGCCGGATCGTCTATGTGAACGGGGAGTATCTGCCGGAGGAAGAGGCGAAGGTTTCGGTCTTCGACCGGGGGTTTCTCTTTGCCGACGGCGTCTACGAGGTGACAACCGTTCTGGGCGGCAAGCTGGTGGATTTCGCCGGCCATGCCAAGCGGCTGTGGCGGTCTATGGGCGAGCTGGAGATGACCCCGCCCTGCACGGAGGAGGAGCTGCTGGCGATTCATCGTGAGCTGATCGCGCGCAACGGGCTGGAGGAGGGGATGATCTACCTCCAGGTGACGCGCGGCGCGGCGGACCGCGACTTTGCCTTTCCGCCCGAGGGCACCGCGCCGACGTTGGTGCTGTTTCACCAGGAGAAGGTGATTGCCGAGAGCCCGGCGGCGGAGAAGGGGATCCGTGTCATCTCGATTCCCGACGCGCGCTGGGGGCGGCGTGACATCAAGACGGTGCAGCTGCTCTACCCCTCCATGGGCAAGATGATGGCCAAAAAGGCCGGGGTGGATGACGCCTGGATGGTGGAAGAGGGCATGGTGACCGAGGGCACCTCGAACAACGCCTATATCGTCAAGGGCGGGGTGATCGTGACCCGGCAGCTCGGCACCGAGATCCTGCACGGGATCACCCGCGCCGCCGTGCTGCGGTTTGCCCGCGAGGCACAGATGACGGTGGAGGAGCGGCCGTTCACGGTTCAGGAGGCGCAGGCGGCGGACGAGGCCTTCATCACCTCGGCCTCGGCCTTCGTGATGCCGGTTGTGGAGATCGACGGTGCCCGGCTGGGCACCGGCACGCCGGGGCCTGTGGCGACACGGTTGCGCGAGATCTACATCGAGGAAATGCGAAAGGCAGCCGTCTAG
- a CDS encoding OmpA family protein, with translation MRKLWGGAVLVGGVLALGLYAGARPAHSIEDRVSEQAAAAVQGAVHGLRAEVRGRDIVLGGLADGDAEHARVMAALDAVPGRRVVRSEAEILAVADPYTLSGAFGPGGPVWTGHVPSEAARAELAGAIGESAAAGLTLAAGAPTGWAEATAAALEARRTLVRGAVKLEGQAIALSGVVPTPREQAAAEAALTVLPEGWTAELDLTTLDDGKPFALDIEAVDGNVTWQGGKLPRSVDPLDLDTAYGAPVAGDITVAQIGEEEQDFAGAAQAGLAALAQLMQGRLRIEGQTLALTGLAADPTAAAAARAELAGLPEGFSPLVELELNDDGKPFALTLKKSASGLQAGGKLPAAMAGDDLAALAGQALRGDVTVARIGAENEVFTTAARAALRAVAPMKTADVTVSEGGLDFVALAPTPAEAAEAEAALMPVTGQVPVSVQIEVEDDGAPFALVVEKSPDGQWTASGKVPNVLEGFDYAAAAGVETLAAEGLAVARIGGEAHGFADAVPPGLAALAALNFGKLTVREGSVALAGEADDPEVAAEAEAALTALPEGFAPSMALDLVDDGTPPAFSFEYTVAGGGSLAGKLPAGMTPPEIAELAGLAQLEGTPGQSRDDETGAEAMRAALGALGPWMGEIEALDLVLTEDGRVSAEITASPGVDGELMRARLAEALGGGVTLVVAEAEGPEGALRDNPATGGQQRLSGGVWLPVIEDIDTTVAGCNAATAAALEGERIGFVTGAFRLDAASFRAVNNVAAVALACAGAGLTLELGGHTDATGNAESNKALSQRRAEVVAAALAARGVPEAALAPVGYGPDQPVAGNDTEEGRAQNRRTTLDWRE, from the coding sequence GTGCGCAAGCTCTGGGGCGGGGCAGTTCTGGTCGGGGGCGTGCTGGCGCTGGGGCTCTATGCGGGCGCAAGGCCGGCCCATTCCATCGAGGACCGCGTGAGCGAACAGGCGGCGGCTGCCGTGCAGGGCGCTGTCCACGGGCTGCGGGCAGAGGTGCGCGGGCGCGATATCGTGCTGGGCGGATTGGCTGATGGCGATGCGGAGCACGCCCGCGTCATGGCCGCGCTGGATGCCGTGCCGGGGCGCCGGGTGGTGCGCTCGGAGGCCGAGATTCTCGCGGTGGCGGACCCCTACACCCTGAGCGGCGCCTTCGGTCCGGGTGGGCCGGTCTGGACGGGCCATGTGCCGAGCGAGGCGGCGCGGGCCGAGCTTGCGGGCGCCATCGGGGAGTCTGCCGCGGCCGGGCTGACGCTGGCGGCCGGTGCCCCGACGGGCTGGGCGGAGGCGACGGCGGCGGCCCTGGAAGCCCGCAGGACCCTGGTGCGCGGCGCGGTCAAGCTGGAAGGGCAGGCGATTGCGCTCTCGGGCGTGGTGCCGACGCCGAGAGAACAGGCCGCTGCGGAGGCTGCCTTGACCGTGCTTCCGGAGGGCTGGACCGCCGAGCTGGATCTGACCACGCTGGACGACGGCAAGCCCTTTGCGCTGGATATCGAGGCGGTCGACGGCAACGTCACCTGGCAGGGCGGCAAGCTGCCGCGCTCGGTGGATCCGCTGGACCTCGACACTGCCTATGGTGCGCCGGTGGCGGGCGACATCACCGTGGCCCAGATCGGCGAAGAGGAGCAGGATTTTGCCGGAGCCGCCCAGGCGGGCCTCGCTGCGCTGGCGCAGCTGATGCAGGGGCGGCTGCGGATCGAAGGGCAGACGCTGGCCCTCACGGGCCTTGCCGCCGACCCCACGGCGGCCGCCGCCGCGCGGGCCGAGCTGGCGGGGCTGCCCGAGGGCTTTTCGCCGCTTGTCGAGCTGGAGCTGAACGATGATGGCAAGCCCTTTGCGCTGACGTTAAAAAAGTCCGCCAGCGGGTTGCAGGCCGGGGGCAAGCTGCCCGCGGCGATGGCTGGAGATGATCTTGCGGCGCTGGCCGGGCAGGCGCTGCGGGGCGACGTGACGGTGGCGCGGATCGGGGCGGAGAACGAGGTGTTCACCACCGCCGCACGGGCCGCGCTGCGGGCTGTCGCGCCGATGAAGACGGCGGATGTGACGGTGAGCGAGGGCGGGCTCGACTTCGTGGCGCTTGCGCCCACGCCGGCCGAGGCCGCTGAGGCCGAGGCGGCGCTGATGCCTGTGACCGGCCAGGTGCCGGTTTCGGTGCAGATCGAAGTGGAGGACGACGGCGCGCCCTTTGCCCTCGTGGTCGAGAAATCGCCCGACGGACAGTGGACTGCCAGCGGCAAGGTGCCCAACGTGCTGGAGGGCTTCGACTATGCCGCTGCGGCCGGGGTGGAGACATTGGCCGCCGAGGGGCTGGCGGTGGCCCGGATCGGGGGCGAGGCCCATGGCTTTGCCGATGCCGTGCCGCCGGGCCTTGCGGCACTGGCCGCGCTGAACTTCGGCAAGCTGACGGTCCGGGAGGGATCTGTGGCGCTGGCGGGCGAGGCCGATGACCCGGAGGTGGCGGCGGAGGCCGAGGCCGCGCTGACCGCGCTGCCCGAGGGGTTTGCGCCGTCGATGGCGCTGGACCTCGTGGATGACGGCACGCCGCCGGCCTTCAGCTTTGAATACACGGTGGCCGGGGGCGGGAGCCTTGCGGGAAAGCTGCCTGCGGGCATGACTCCGCCGGAGATTGCCGAACTGGCCGGGCTGGCACAGCTCGAGGGCACGCCGGGCCAGTCGCGCGACGACGAGACCGGCGCCGAGGCGATGCGGGCGGCGCTCGGCGCGCTGGGCCCGTGGATGGGCGAGATCGAGGCGCTGGACCTGGTGCTGACAGAGGATGGCCGCGTGAGTGCCGAGATCACCGCGAGCCCGGGCGTGGATGGCGAGCTGATGCGCGCCCGGCTTGCCGAGGCGCTGGGCGGTGGCGTGACCCTGGTGGTGGCCGAGGCCGAGGGCCCGGAGGGCGCGCTGCGCGACAACCCGGCAACCGGCGGGCAGCAGCGGCTCTCGGGTGGCGTCTGGCTGCCGGTGATCGAGGACATCGACACCACGGTGGCCGGCTGCAACGCCGCGACGGCGGCGGCGCTGGAGGGCGAGCGGATCGGCTTTGTCACCGGCGCGTTCCGGCTCGATGCGGCCTCGTTCAGGGCGGTGAACAACGTGGCGGCGGTGGCGCTGGCCTGTGCCGGGGCCGGGCTCACGCTGGAGCTGGGCGGGCACACCGATGCCACCGGCAATGCCGAGAGCAACAAGGCGCTGAGCCAGCGGCGGGCCGAGGTGGTGGCGGCGGCGCTCGCTGCGCGCGGGGTGCCCGAGGCGGCGCTTGCGCCCGTGGGCTATGGCCCCGATCAGCCGGTCGCCGGCAACGACACCGAAGAGGGCCGGGCGCAGAACCGCCGCACCACCCTCGACTGGCGCGAATAG
- a CDS encoding DUF1244 domain-containing protein translates to MDDATRTQLEAAAFRTLRAHLMEKRPEVQNIDLMNLAGFCRNCLSRWMQEAAAERGIPMSKEEARELFYGMPYEEWKAQNQTEASDTQQEAFKLAFEENVTKG, encoded by the coding sequence ATGGACGACGCCACCCGCACCCAACTCGAAGCCGCCGCCTTCCGGACCCTGCGCGCACACCTGATGGAGAAACGCCCCGAGGTTCAGAACATCGACCTGATGAACCTCGCCGGCTTCTGCCGCAACTGTCTCTCCCGCTGGATGCAGGAAGCCGCCGCCGAGCGCGGCATCCCGATGAGCAAGGAGGAGGCGCGCGAGCTGTTCTACGGCATGCCCTACGAAGAGTGGAAAGCGCAAAACCAGACCGAGGCGAGCGACACCCAGCAGGAGGCCTTCAAGCTGGCCTTCGAGGAAAACGTCACCAAGGGCTGA
- a CDS encoding Gfo/Idh/MocA family protein has product MAKSAAQQPVGVALIGAGMIAETHVTALSAARHAVRLAAVVSRRPDRATHLAALCEGDPPLFTADLAAVAADPAIPVAIVATPPSVRREVIETLAQAGTHVLLEKPVGRTLEEAIEVVEICERAGVTLGVVFQHRVRAPSIAAARHVAEGALGRLGMVEIAVPLWRDQSYYDELGRGTYARDGGGVMLTNAIHSIDLALSLTGPVASVQAMTATSPLHRMEAEDLAVAGLRFSCGAVGSFVATTAAFPHRTEVIRLHFENGSLRIDRNGLEISWRDGRSSVEAGARVESGDRPLAGGKHAWHQAVIEDFVSAVGEGRKPMVSGREALDSHRLIDAIETSSRTGRPCELAS; this is encoded by the coding sequence ATGGCGAAATCCGCTGCACAGCAGCCTGTCGGGGTGGCCCTCATCGGGGCCGGCATGATCGCGGAGACCCATGTGACCGCCCTCTCGGCGGCGAGACACGCGGTGCGTCTTGCGGCCGTGGTCTCGCGCAGGCCGGACCGGGCGACCCATCTCGCCGCGCTCTGCGAGGGTGATCCGCCCCTGTTCACGGCCGATCTTGCCGCGGTTGCCGCGGACCCCGCCATTCCGGTGGCGATCGTCGCCACGCCTCCGAGCGTGCGCAGGGAGGTGATCGAGACCCTTGCGCAGGCGGGCACCCACGTTCTGCTCGAGAAACCGGTCGGGCGCACGCTGGAGGAGGCGATCGAAGTCGTCGAGATCTGCGAGCGCGCAGGCGTGACGCTGGGGGTGGTGTTTCAGCACCGGGTGCGGGCGCCCTCGATCGCGGCGGCCCGCCATGTGGCCGAGGGGGCGCTGGGCCGGCTTGGCATGGTTGAGATCGCGGTGCCGCTCTGGCGCGACCAGTCCTATTACGATGAGTTGGGGCGGGGCACCTATGCGCGCGATGGCGGCGGGGTAATGCTGACCAACGCGATCCATTCGATCGACCTTGCGCTCAGCCTGACCGGCCCGGTGGCCAGCGTTCAGGCGATGACTGCCACCTCGCCCCTGCACCGGATGGAAGCCGAGGACCTTGCCGTGGCCGGGCTGCGGTTTTCCTGCGGGGCGGTGGGCTCGTTCGTGGCCACCACCGCGGCGTTTCCGCACCGAACCGAGGTGATCCGGCTCCACTTCGAGAACGGGAGCCTGCGGATCGACAGGAATGGCCTCGAGATCAGCTGGCGCGACGGGCGGTCCAGCGTGGAGGCCGGGGCCAGGGTCGAGAGCGGGGACCGCCCGCTGGCCGGTGGAAAGCACGCGTGGCACCAGGCGGTGATCGAGGATTTCGTCTCGGCGGTCGGGGAAGGGCGCAAACCGATGGTGAGCGGACGCGAGGCGCTGGATTCGCACCGGCTGATCGACGCCATCGAGACCTCGTCGCGCACCGGCCGCCCATGTGAGCTGGCCTCCTGA
- a CDS encoding N-formylglutamate amidohydrolase: MIRNQNTDMTYHPFTLHGQDRPGRWCVTCDHATNFVPDAVNGGTLGLPAAEMARHIAFDPGAAGVALGLAERLGGPAICSNFSRLVIDPNRGEDDPTLLMKLYDGTIIPGNRHAGPEELERRKALCYRPYHDALAELLAAREAPVLCSVHSFTPRLKGRPARPWQVGVLHSHLDPTLAQALIARLRREPDLVVGDNEPYGGHLPGDAVDRHALQQGRPNVLIELRQDLIQTDAQQDAWAERLAPMLEEALANCGQ, translated from the coding sequence ATGATCCGAAATCAAAACACCGACATGACATATCACCCCTTCACCCTGCACGGGCAGGACCGTCCCGGGCGCTGGTGCGTAACCTGTGACCACGCAACGAACTTCGTTCCCGATGCGGTGAACGGCGGCACCCTTGGCCTGCCCGCTGCCGAGATGGCCCGCCACATCGCCTTCGATCCGGGCGCGGCGGGCGTGGCCCTCGGTCTCGCCGAGCGGCTGGGCGGCCCCGCGATCTGCTCCAACTTCTCCCGGCTGGTGATCGACCCCAACCGCGGCGAGGATGATCCGACCCTGCTGATGAAGCTCTATGACGGCACCATCATCCCCGGCAACCGCCACGCCGGCCCCGAGGAGCTGGAGCGCCGCAAGGCGCTCTGCTACCGCCCCTACCATGACGCGCTGGCCGAGCTGCTCGCCGCCCGCGAGGCGCCGGTGCTCTGCTCGGTGCACAGCTTCACGCCCAGGCTGAAGGGCCGGCCGGCCCGGCCCTGGCAGGTCGGCGTGCTCCACTCGCACCTGGACCCGACCCTTGCCCAGGCCCTCATCGCCCGCCTGCGCCGCGAACCCGATCTCGTCGTGGGCGACAATGAGCCCTACGGCGGCCACCTCCCCGGCGATGCGGTGGACCGTCACGCGCTTCAGCAAGGCCGGCCCAACGTTCTGATCGAACTGCGGCAGGACCTGATCCAAACCGACGCCCAGCAAGACGCCTGGGCCGAACGGCTGGCACCAATGCTGGAAGAGGCGCTGGCGAACTGCGGCCAGTAA